From a region of the Desulfovibrio oxyclinae DSM 11498 genome:
- a CDS encoding riboflavin synthase: MFTGLVQGTGAIESAENRGAETRFRIRANYALDDIVLGESIAVNGVCLTVETFGERWFTAYASRETISVTSLGELRTGSTVNLERALAMGDRLGGHIVSGHVDCIAEVAEVRPAGESKIYRLSFPAEHGRYVIGKGSVALDGISLTVNGCGPDWLEVNIIPETQGATTIKGWTPGRKVNMETDVIGKYVERMVAPWTGGASQDAPKSSITEDFLRKHGF, translated from the coding sequence ATGTTCACCGGACTCGTACAGGGAACCGGCGCCATCGAGAGCGCCGAAAATCGCGGCGCGGAGACCCGTTTCCGCATCAGGGCCAACTACGCCCTTGATGATATCGTCCTCGGGGAATCCATTGCGGTCAACGGCGTCTGCCTGACCGTGGAGACCTTTGGCGAACGCTGGTTCACGGCCTACGCCAGCCGCGAGACCATCTCGGTCACGAGCCTCGGCGAGCTGCGCACCGGCTCCACCGTGAATCTGGAACGCGCGCTGGCCATGGGCGATCGCCTTGGCGGGCACATCGTCAGCGGGCACGTGGACTGCATCGCGGAGGTGGCCGAGGTCCGTCCCGCCGGTGAATCGAAGATCTATCGCCTGAGCTTTCCCGCGGAGCACGGCCGGTACGTCATCGGCAAGGGCTCGGTGGCGCTGGACGGCATCAGCCTGACAGTCAACGGGTGCGGCCCCGACTGGCTTGAGGTGAACATCATTCCGGAAACGCAGGGTGCCACCACCATCAAGGGCTGGACCCCGGGCCGCAAAGTGAACATGGAGACCGATGTCATCGGCAAGTACGTGGAGCGCATGGTGGCCCCATGGACCGGCGGCGCATCGCAGGACGCGCCAAAGTCTTCCATCACCGAAGATTTTCTGAGAAAGCACGGATTCTAG
- a CDS encoding cysteine hydrolase family protein: MNALLVVDMQRDLFRDADARHDAQGVVSRIETLCRAMRATGATVVFVRHAGVDGWLEPGTEGWEILPELPLSELDLPVEKISCDSFCRTPLEAMLRERGVEHLYVVGCCTDYCIDATVRAAASLGFRLTVPSDCHTTGDKPVLDAATVVRHHNHVWATMITPEQPVRVMPLADCLKELGNG, encoded by the coding sequence ATGAACGCACTCCTCGTCGTGGACATGCAACGGGACCTGTTTCGCGATGCCGATGCTCGGCATGATGCGCAGGGCGTGGTGAGCCGTATCGAAACGCTGTGCAGGGCGATGCGCGCCACAGGCGCAACGGTTGTATTCGTGCGTCATGCGGGTGTGGACGGGTGGCTGGAGCCCGGGACCGAAGGCTGGGAGATTCTGCCGGAGCTGCCGCTTTCCGAGCTGGACCTGCCGGTGGAAAAGATATCCTGCGACTCGTTCTGCCGTACGCCGCTGGAAGCCATGCTGCGCGAGCGCGGCGTGGAGCATCTTTATGTGGTCGGCTGCTGTACCGATTACTGCATCGACGCCACGGTTCGGGCTGCGGCGAGCCTCGGTTTTCGGCTGACCGTCCCTTCGGACTGTCACACCACCGGCGACAAGCCCGTGCTGGATGCGGCCACGGTCGTCAGGCATCACAACCACGTCTGGGCGACCATGATCACCCCCGAGCAGCCCGTGCGCGTCATGCCGCTTGCCGACTGCCTGAAGGAGCTCGGGAACGGTTGA